In Camelus dromedarius isolate mCamDro1 chromosome 16, mCamDro1.pat, whole genome shotgun sequence, the genomic stretch AGGCCCCTCCCCACTCCGGAGACTTCCTGGGAGACCCTCACCACTGCTTCCCCAAACAACTCAGCAGAAGGTGCAGAACAGGCCAGAAACCTCCCAGCAGAGATCAGCGCACCCCTAGCCCCACCACCCCGCCCACTTCCCTCCCACAACCACCAGCCTccaagactgagaaccagatGAGCTGACCGGGGGAAACTCCTTAAGAGTCGAGAGTCAGAGGATATGATAGTCTGAGAGGTCAAGGTTAACCTGGAGACTTGGGCTGGAGCTTGAAAGTCAAACTGAAGAATTTGGCTGGGGTCACACTGGGGACTCCAAGTTAGACTCGGGGGCCCATCACAGAGTAAAGATCAGGCCAAGGGCCTTGCctagaggtcagaggtcagggcAGTGGTCTTAGAGGGAGCGGAAAGGTCAGGATGAGGGGATCCCAATCCTTGAAGTTTGCCTCAGGCTCCGGCTGCATCGGGGCCCTTCCACTCAGACCCACCTTAAGTTTGCTTCCGTCCAGCTGCAGTAGCTGCGGCCCATCCACCTGCCGTGCAGCAAACTCAGCGGCATACTGCTCCAGGTTGAGGCTGTGCAGCCACTGGCCTACCTGCTGACTGGTCCAGTGGTAAACAGTGGGGAGAGGTTCATCCAGGAACTGGGATGGAGACCAAGGAGAGTGAGCGGGGAAGACGTGGCGTGTGCCCTCATACCTGGCAGAGTCAGAGGTCAGGGCTTGCTTACCTCATCCGAAGACTGGGACAGTGTGTGGTAGGGGTAGGAACACTTGGTCGCCTGCCGGGGACCACTGGGGATCTTGGGGCTGCTGCTGGGGGGTGTGGAGTCATCACTCAGGGTGGATTCCTAGAAGGGAAGGGAGTGCATTCCACTGAGGAGTGCGCTGAGGAGAGCGCTCACCTCTAAACCCAAGGGAGTCACCCTTGACCCGCCACCCTCACCCAGATGGAGCTGATGTCCAGGCTTGGCACCAGGCTCAGTGCCCCTGAGCACGAACCAGGAACTGGAGGACACAACTCATGGGAGGCATCAGGGTCTGAGGCCTCAGGGAGGATGTGGGGCTAGAACTGAGCCAGGCAGAGTAGTTAGCGGGAATGGAGGAGGTCAGACTAGGTATCGCTTCCTAGATAGCTGACCGGGGTTCCCCAGGCGGGGTCAGATGTCCCTGTCTTGCACCTCCCCTGTGGCCTCTAGCACCCTGGCCTATAAATGCCTGGTTAGAAGTCCTTGTCcccactggactgtgagctctACAAGGGCCTGGGCTGTGTCTGTTCACCATGGtatccccagggcccaggccaagggaaggaagaaaaagggagagatggaaggagggCATGGGAGGAGGGATCCCCTTCTCCCCTGAGTTCCCAGCTTTCTGATCTCCTCTGCCCCTGTGGCACATGAGTAACAGAACGACAACAAGCGTAGGCTGAAGGACATAGGGCCTGGCACCTAAATCCAGTTCGGTCTGTGGGCAAATCCCTTCTCTCTGGACCTGGATTTGCTCATCTGTACAGTGGGGGCGAGCGTGCCTGCCCTCCCTACTTCACTGAGCCTTTGTGAGAGTAAAGCAAAAACATGCATTTGGAGTTTTGTAGACCGTGGAGCCTGGTGAACAGAAGCAGATGCTCACTGTTGCTTCTGTTACGTGGTATCATTTCTCCCAAAGGGTTGTGAGCTTTCTGAGCACTAGCTAGGTTGGGGTCCTGTTCACCTGTTTCCCCCAAGCCTCACTGCATGTATGTAGCTCAGCTCCTAAGACAGGACGTGGGGCTAGAACTGAGCCAAGCAGAAGTTAGCAGGAAGACAGGAGCCCCCAGGCTGCATGTATAGTAGGGATGATGGTGCTCAGTGATGTGTGTGGAATGGAAGCAATGAATGAACTACAACATATGAATGAGTGAGCAAGTGAGTGTATGAACTCAAGAGACTGGATGAATTAACGAATCTCTGAATGGCTCCATGGATGGACAAATGGACTCCAGGGATGCCTGGTCGCAGCCCAAGCTGGGGTGAAGTATGCTGTTAAGCCACCTGAGTCGAGGGGCCCGTATGGGGGCTAGAAGGCCATGGACTCACCTGAGAAGCTGACTTCTTAGGGCTGAAGCCCTCGTGTTTAGGGGAGCAGGCCGGGGAGGTGGTGCTGCCAGAGGACGCCGAGCCCTTGCCactgtctgtgaaccaggaaaaGGGCAGGAACGGGGAGCCCCCTGATCTGCTGGACCCCTCCACCGACTCCCTGTGGAGAGAGCACCCTGCGTGGGTGTGGACACCAAGGCGAGGGCCAGGGCCCGGGCCCACAGGGAGCCATGGGCAGAAGCTACGGTTGAGGGGCTGTGGGTGCCTCTTACCTGCTGCCCATGGACAGGCGGTTGCTGCCCTTCTCCTTCCGGCTCTTGCTAGTGGATGCTCGGCGTAAGGTGACCCTGTGGAAAGGGCAAGAGGGAGGGGGACAGTGCTGCCCCCTGTGCTACCCCCATTCCCAAACCTTTTGTTCTGGCCCCTCCTCCACTCACCCCAGGTCCAGGAACTTTCGGCGAGTCTTCTTATCCAGGCCAATGGTAGGGCTGGCGGGCTCAGGTGGGCTGGCATCCCGGCTGTCATCTtttgaggaagagaaggaaggaaatagccCATGTGGTGGCTTGTCTGCCTCCTTCAGCTGCCAGTGAGGTGGTAGAAATTCTCTTGACTTAGAATCAGGCAACCTGGCTCTGGCGCCCTCCACTAGCCGTGTGATCTAGGACAAGtcatcacctctctgagcttcctgcatCTCAAACATGGGGATAGTAACTGCCTATTTCATGGAACCTAACAGGATGTTGATGACAGCCTTATACAAAGCATAAATCACTCTGAAAAAGGAGGGACCACTACTCCACTGTTAATTTTATCATGGCCAACTTTTAACCAATTTCCAATCATGGCTCCCATGTCAcatcctcagagaagccttccagGATGCTCCCAACTGGTTGCTTTCACCCTGATACATGTTCTCCTGCCCTGCTCACTGTTTCTCGCGTAGCACTTACTACACCTtgtaaacatatatttaattaacGGATAAATTGGTTTCTTCCCCCTCTAAACTATAAGAAATTATTCGTTTCTTCCCATGAGGACGAGGACTGCATCTGCTTGCTCTTTTGTGTGTCCCAGTGTGCAGCAGTGTCTGGCACCTATTAAGGCGCTCAGGAAACGAGTGAATGAACCGTggccttcccccaccctcccccaagcCACCCTGTCCCTCGGGTCGGCCATGCGTGCACTCCGGCGCCCACCCGACCGCTTGCCGGCAAGGGGCGCCGCGCCGGCCGCCGCTCACCTTCGCTGTGCGGCTCGGCGCGGGGGTGGCGGCGCGCGAAGCTGGGCGAGCTGTCGGACGAGGGCGCCGAGCGTGGCGGCGAGCACGAGGCGGCGGCCAGGCCCTCGTGCGAGGCGGTGTTGTGCAGGGGCCGGTAGCGTGTGCGCGGCGAGGGCGGCGGCTCGTCCTCGTCCAGGCTGCGCCGCAACCCAGGAGGCTCCAGACAGAAGGAGCCCCCGGCCGGGGACCCTGGGCTCGAATGCAAAGGCGAGCGCAGCCGGTGCAGAGGGCTCCCGCAGCCGTCGGtcacctgggggaggggcagctgctcACCGCCAACCCGCCTCCCCTTTCCCCCGAGGGGAGCCGGGACTCCTAGGTCCTtctggggcctggagggagggttTCTTCGTGGATCCTGCCTCCTtcacttactaactgtgtgactGTTAGtgaacctctcagagcctcagtttcctcatctggaagatgGGGATAATACCTTCCTTGAGAAGATGAAATTAGCCAGAAGTGAACTACAGCTATTATTTTTTAGCCTTATTAGTCAGAAGTCTGGGGGTGTGGTTTCCCCGGAATTGTGGTTTGAAGGGATTATCCAGGGGCAAGAAGGGTGGGTGGGTTATGTGGATTGCCCCAACCTTGCCTCCGGGCCCATCGGAGCCTTCACCATCCTCTGCAGAGCTGGCACTGTCCCGAAGCCTCGAGCGGGAGGGCCGGTGTCTCCGGCCCTTAGCCAGTAGTTGGGCCCGGGCCTTGTGTAAACTGCTGTCCAGTCTGACGGTCTCTGGTACAGCCAAGTCCAGGTCTGCAAACCGGGGGAGTGGGGCAGAGACCAGACACATGAGGACAGCAAGCCCAGAGGCCCACCTCAAGCGGCCACCTGCACTCACACCCAGACATTCAACAAATGTCTCtgagtgctgggcactgggagtACAGATGAGATGGAAAACCAGGTCTCTCACAGTCTCCTGGGGAGCTGGACACGTCTGCTCATATACACAGCAGCGTGATGGAACCACTCACAGGCACAGAGGAGGACAGGGCGGCTCTGTTTGGATGAGTTGGAGGAAGAACCACCAAAACTGGGTCTTAAGGTCTGGACAGGAGTTTATAAGAAGAGGTTGGCAAGACTGGTACATGACATGCTGGGAAAtagggaggctgggggcaggggcggggcacCTCCAGGGCAACGGGAGGGCAGGTTTGTGGAGGGAAGAACAGGAGAATGAGGCCTGAGAGAGCACGGTCATCATGGCTACTGGTGAAGAAGTGTCAAGTACACACCAGGATGTACATACATCACCTCGTCTACTCAAAACAGCCCCTGGACTAGGGACAGCTATTACGCACATTTTACAGTGGAgcaaactgagggtcagagagcaGTGGTCCAGGATTTGAGCCTGGCTAGTCTAGCTTCAGGGTCGCACTGAGACAGCACTGCTGAGCATCTAGAGTGCTCACGGTTGAACTGGAGCAGAGGGACCCCCCACAAGCCAGTGGCAGCAACAGAGAGGAAAGCCCACAGACCCCGAAGCCTGTCTCTCCCACCCTGGGTTCCGTGGCCCAGGGCTAGGTCCTGGATGAGGACAGGGAGGAAGAATATGCAAACCTAACGGATCATGCCTAAACCCTATAGAGTCATTTGCTCCACGTGAGAACTCAGCCTTCGCTTTGCAGTGTCCCTGAGCTTGCCACTGGGAGTCTCCAGGCAGAAAGGTTTCTTCCCAGACCTTAGCATGGGTTGAGACCTTTCTTCACCACTCTGTCCACCATGATCTCAGGGATGCCACCCCAAAACTCATGCCCGCCCTGCTTTGCCTGCTCCTCTTTCTCTTGTCTGCAGACACCCCCTAAGCCATCCCAGTGGCTGGACTACCACCCATGTCTATTTCCAGCCTGATCCCTCCCCTGAACTCCAAGCCTGGGCACCTCAGCACCTGCCAGGGAACTTGCCAGGTCAAAAGCACCCAGGCACCGCAAACTCAGCCTATCAAACAAACCCACCAACTTGCCTCAAGTGGATTCTCCATCCCCTGGCTCAGTGAAAGGCCCCTGTCCACCCAGTCACCCCACTCAGACAGCTCTGAGCTACCTTTCCCTCAGACCAGACCCGGTTGGTAATTCATGAATCCATCTGCCTATGTGACACCCCCACTTGGATGTCCAATTGGCATCTTTAACCCAGATGTGAAAATTGGACCTCTGCACTCCCCAAGCTGCTCTTCATAGTCTGCCCCTCTCGGTGAATGGCAGCTCcatccttccagctgctcaggTCAGACCCCTGAAGTCACCCttgactcctcccctcccctcccaccctacaaactgatccacccacaatTCCTGTTAGTTCTACTTTGGAAATATATCTagacatactgaaatatttatggtgAAATGACATGATGTTTTGGATTAGGTTCAAAATAATCCAGAAGACTAGGAAGGGGATATAGATGAAATGAGACTATCCGTGAGTTGACGATTGTTGAGGTTGGGTGATGAGTACATGGGCGGATGATGGAGTACATTGTGCTAGTCTCTCTGCTTTTGATTTCCCACAATAAAACACTGTTTACAGGTGTCTGTGTACACACGcttacacacatgcatacatgtggggagaaagaggaagggaggggagagggagaactCACAGCACCCCTGCTCTAGGTCACCATCACCTCTTGCCTCGATTATTACAAATCCTCCCAGTGagtctttcctctgcctccctttcccatTTACAGTCTAttttcaacacagcagccagagtgatcctggTAAAACATGTCAGCTtgtgtcactcctctgctcagaaccctccagtGACCTCCATCTCACACAGAGCAAGAAGCCTCCAGACTCAGGCTGTTAGGTGACTCTCCCCGACTCTCCCCATCTTGcttcctccactccagccaccctggcctccaggCTCTTCACACAAGCCCATCctgtgcctcagggcctttgcatttccTGCAAGGCCCTTGGCACAGAATTCTGCATGgttctctctctcacctccttcaagtctttgcttaaaGGCTTCCTCTCATCAAGGACTCCCCTGACCCCTCAATTTAAATACCCCCAGAACCCCCACTGCtaattttttcctgtatcatttaTCATTCTCTAGCATaccatttattttacttatttaatttattgtCTCTCTCCATCCATTAGAATGTCAGCTACAGGAAGGCAgagttttgtctattttgttcattgctCTAACATAGGCATCaaatagtgtgtgtgtgaaagagactgtgtgtgcatgagtgttaTAAATGCTTTACAACTACTATTTCATTGAAAACTACCCCCAACCCAAGGAGGAAGAGACTCCGGGAATCCCCAGGGCAGCCTGAATTTCCCTGAAGGTCTATGAAGAGCAGGCCAGGGTTATAGGGAGTCTGGCTCCGAGACTTGGTGTGTAACTAACCAAGCTCGCTCTACTGCCTCTGAGGCCGAGATGGGAGCGACACGTGAGTCCAaactcttattttacagatggggaaactgaggctcagaaagggaaGTTTGGCCCAGAGTTCAAAGGGACTTAAGGACAGCAGGCAGGTCTCTTGGCCAGAGCTCTCGCTGCTCAGGGGGCTGTGGCGGAGGGTGAACTGATGGGCACCCTCTACCCGTCCAGCACCGGGCTGGTGCCCAGCCACTGGGGCCAGGGGGATGGGCCCTTTGCACCTGGATCTGGGCCACATCAAGACCATGGTCTTACCTTGAGGGGCTAGGGAGCAAAGGGACTCCTAAGTGGCTTGGGGGATTTTCATGCAAAGTGGGGCCAGCCTCTCCTCCAGTCCCTTGCTCTACTGGGCCCCCCTCACCTCCTTCCatccctctcccatctctcttTCCCCCTGGGAGTTAGCCCGGCCCTGGGCAGTGGGAAGCCATGAATATTTAATTGTCTTTCTCTTCAGGAAGCAGGCCAGGCGAGCTGCTACCTCAGCAGGTCCAGgagaaggaaaacaggaaggTTTGGGGTGTCGGGTGAGGGGATTGGAAGCTGAAAAGCCCAAGGACGGGGTAGCTCACCTCTGTCAGGCCAGGGGTCAGGCTGGGCCTGGATGGGGTTGGAGAGACTCAGTGTCTGAGGCCCAGAGGCAGTTCAAGGCTGGGGGAGTCCCCAAGGCAAACCCTTCACTCCACAGGCCCCGGGGAGACCGGGGAAAGCAGCGTTCCCCAGGAGCCGGGAGGGGGAAGCCACAGTTCCAGGCATTGCCAGGGCTTGTGGCTGTCACAAGGGAGAATGGggtgagtgggggagggggaggaggagagggtaaGGAAGGTGGAGATGAGAAGGCTGGGGAGGAGAAGCTGGGGGCCCCATGGCATTCGGCACATAGGAGCCCCTCCCGGCTGAGTTCTTTTAAAGCCTGCACATACAGTACCGGCTTTCTGTCTCCAC encodes the following:
- the SAMD14 gene encoding sterile alpha motif domain-containing protein 14, whose amino-acid sequence is MASSKLREPADEVFDLDLAVPETVRLDSSLHKARAQLLAKGRRHRPSRSRLRDSASSAEDGEGSDGPGGKVTDGCGSPLHRLRSPLHSSPGSPAGGSFCLEPPGLRRSLDEDEPPPSPRTRYRPLHNTASHEGLAAASCSPPRSAPSSDSSPSFARRHPRAEPHSEDDSRDASPPEPASPTIGLDKKTRRKFLDLGVTLRRASTSKSRKEKGSNRLSMGSRESVEGSSRSGGSPFLPFSWFTDSGKGSASSGSTTSPACSPKHEGFSPKKSASQESTLSDDSTPPSSSPKIPSGPRQATKCSYPYHTLSQSSDEFLDEPLPTVYHWTSQQVGQWLHSLNLEQYAAEFAARQVDGPQLLQLDGSKLKSLGLSNSHDRALVKRKLKELAAAAEKERKAQEKAARQREKLRRREQEAKKS